One segment of Triticum aestivum cultivar Chinese Spring chromosome 2A, IWGSC CS RefSeq v2.1, whole genome shotgun sequence DNA contains the following:
- the LOC123188423 gene encoding abnormal spindle-like microcephaly-associated protein homolog isoform X1: MNRCELTDPPFRDVSNLGTPKPNPNSPSPLFFTASKTPLRAPTPTPLARRRPLAGAATPTPIGRRKALAGAATPTPLARRLRALELDQSRSARRAESGRERALRAFAASASSWLSLLLRDPSACGCSPAAAATATHVSAAGKRDTLDGERARGSSPKRHRGRDRYGEKRKAMTPAMVAVLRESLREVCSLEDVKQRMGKYMSTEACEEVLLMMCQICKNIDERRLKIRANCPIVTDLRLKENATRVFLCYNPEWLRIGLHMVLGGDCLLQSGSWKREKEVSFLKLLLEKQLFGQNVAPTTFAHNKVVEGLHRTDYTEALGDIILKRMFLLVAALDRAKMERALPLKFGIDSLDGGSPPLFCHRANIKSSQQIIHQSLAEAMHGEGDLLMHLSTMGYRLNYQQPALSEYDFTIGYLFEDLHDGIILCRVVQLLLSDASIILKVIAPSDTHKKKLHNCTTAIQYIKQAGVPISDADGVTISAEDIANGDKELILSLLWNMFIHMQLPLLVNKTSLARELSRLNASAVEQPITVTKSHMGLLYDWIQVVCAKYGLSVESSQIDRKALKYFITHYLNISIHRCPLKETFSDCRKELFSCHEQETSTAITSCPSSKLGEVLGDFLQDFPASGILANDVLFDEKGAIILIAFLCSHLTNDKRLGQLRNLISTRLDCQSLENRVSARLKSPGKNDVKYQSPQTDNTDDSCTSQEKAATIIQAQIRQIIAKNRYHKLRKSISILQGAIRAWSFVIMIRKSSCLTAAFSTHVQANGSYNRWLISILERHRFVRMRRSAIVIQQAVRIWIGERKRSESIEPFESHGFLETTASPKTDCIEMCDGEHETTPCKDLGTSIASAAPQCPDESNHIDTVTILQRRVKNSNYVTSPSPHRSINKSGSVNSVSHHPCEIETASIASATKLGCEDDVDSRSNISCGASFQHGQPVSAQLDFSLRKDIVAVQKIQFAYRRFVHNRSSRISAATKIQSHWRGFTMRMCFTKQVEAIIVIQSIARHNLCSRAFRRYHNAALDIQRIARGRIARKRLLGSSLQTYTSLVSLDQSQHKRSHQSTELKIVLYSALRLQRWWRKVLLHQSIRLSAISIQSSVRGWLARKQAKRITCCIHVIQRWWRNVMFLESRKRAVTTIQSHVRGWIARQFAIRKRKSITIIQSFVKAYHVRKASKQEVVDIRSRIQKASAQVDDDMRLINRLIAALSQITGCRSISSIRQTCTTLSIATELSEKCCATLVDAGAVDILLKQIPQLNRGIPDQEVLKQVLYTLRNIARFPNVRPVLANNPQLVNTIFQELLRNKTDMFFIACEILKKLCESEEGRGFAGALGHHIRRLDSMVRGLEKKVELDKRNGHTEARKEDNLRRLGEAAALYHLLTNK; the protein is encoded by the exons ATGAACCGCTGCGAGCTCACCGACCCCCCCTTCCGCGACGTCTCCAACCTCGGCACCCCAAAACCTAACCCCAACTCTCCCTCCCCGCTCTTCTTCACCGCCTCCAAAACACCACTCCGTGCCCCCACCCCGACACCGCTGGCCCGCAGGAGGCCCCTCGCCGGCGCTGCGACCCCGACGCCCATCGGCCGCAGGAAGGCCCTCGCCGGCGCGGCGACCCCGACGCCCCtcgcccgccgcctccgcgcccTCGAACTCGACCAGTCGCGCTCCGCCCGCCGCGCCGAGTCCGGCCGCGAGCGCGCCctccgcgccttcgccgcctccgccTCATCATGGCTCTCCCTCCTACTCCGCGACCCCTCCGCCTGCGGCTGCTCCCCCGCTGCAGCCGCCACGGCCACACACGTCTCTGCTGCCGGCAAGCGCGACACGCTCGATGGCGAGCGCGCGCGGGGCAGCAGCCCGAAGCGGCACCGCGGCAGGGACCGCTACGGGGAGAAGAGGAAGGCGATGACACCTGCCATGGTAGCCGTGTTAAGGGAGTCCCTTAGGGAGGTGTGCAGCTTGGAGGATGTGAAGCAGAGGATGGGCAAGTACATGAGCACGGAGGCGTGCGAGGAGGTGCTCCTCATGATGTGCCAAATTTGTAAG AACATTGATGAGAGAAGGCTGAAGATAAGAGCCAATTGCCCAATTGTTACCGATCTTAGGCTGAAAGAGAACGCGACTAGAGTTTTCTTGTGTTACAATCCAGAGTGGCTCAGGATAGGCTTGCATATGGTCCTTGGGGGTGATTGCTTGCTACAGAGTGGATCGTGGAAACGGGAAAAGGAGGTTTCCTTTCTGAAACTTCTTCTGGAGAAGCAGTTGTTTGGTCAAAACGTGGCTCCAACAACTTTTGCTCACAATAAGGTTGTAGAAGGGCTCCACAGAACAGATTATACTGAAGCATTGGGCGACATTATACTGAAAAGAATGTTTCTGCTCGTCGCTGCTCTAGATAGGGCGAAAATGGAAAGAGCCCTACCTCTCAAATTTGGAATAGATAGCCTTGACGGTGGATCCCCTCCATTGTTTTGTCACCGAGCCAACATAAAATCTAGCCAGCAAATTATTCATC AGTCTTTGGCTGAGGCCATGCATGGAGAAGGTGATCTCCTGATGCATCTGTCAACCATGGGCTACAGACTGAATTATCAACAG CCTGCGCTGTCGGAGTATGATTTCACTATAGGATACTTATTTGAAGATCTCCATGATGGCATAATTCTTTGTAGAGTTGTTCAGCTCCTGCTTTCTGATGCATCGATTATTTTG AAAGTGATTGCTCCATCAGATACACATAAAAAGAAATTGCACAATTGCACCACGGCTATCCAGTATATCAAGCAAGCTGGGGTTCCAATATCTGATGCAGATGGAGTCACAATTTCAGCAGAAGATATTGCTAATGGCGACAAGGAACTAATTCTTTCGTTGCTATGGAATATGTTCATTCATATGCAG TTACCCTTGCTAGTAAATAAAACTTCACTAGCTCGTGAACTATCCAGGTTAAATGCATCAGCGGTG GAACAACCAATCACTGTGACCAAGTCGCACATGGGCTTGCTTTACGATTGGATTCAG GTGGTGTGTGCAAAATATGGCTTAAGTGTGGAAAGTTCCCAGATTGACAGGAAAGCACTGAAATACTTCATAACTCACTATCTGAACATTAGCATTCATAGGTGTCCCCTAAAG GAAACATTTTCTGATTGTCGAAAGGAACTGTTCAGTTGCCATGAACAAGAGACTTCCACTGCTATCACCAGCTGTCCATCAAGCAAACTAGGAGAAGTTCTTGGAGACTTTCTTCAG GATTTTCCAGCTAGTGGCATCTTAGCCAATGATGTATTATTCGATGAAAAGGGTGCAATAATTTTGATTGCATTCCTTTGTTCACATCTGACTAATGATAAAAGATTG GGACAACTACGGAATTTGATCAGTACGAGATTGGACTGCCAAAGCCTGGAGAATAGAGTTTCTGCTAGGCTTAAATCTCCGGGAAAGAATGATGTGAAGTATCAATCCCCTCAGACAGATAACACAGATGATTCATGCACTAGCCAGG AGAAGGCTGCTACAATTATACAAGCTCAAATCAGACAGATAATTGCAAAGAACAGATATCATAAGCTTAGGAAGTCAATATCTATCCTGCAAGGTGCTATAAGAGCTTGGTCATTTGTTATCATGATAAGGAAATCCAGCTGTCTAACTGCCGCCTTCTCTACCCACGTGCAAGCAAATG GAAGCTACAACAGATGGTTAATTTCCATATTAGAAAGGCATAGATTTGTGCGAATGAGAAGATCTGCCATTGTGATTCAGCAAGCTGTAAGGATCTGGATTGGGGAAAGAAAGAGATCTGAGAGCATCGAGCCTTTTGAAAGCCATGGGTTCTTGGAAACTACAGCTTCGCCGAAAACTGATTGCATAGAAATGTGTGATGGTGAGCATGAAACAACACCTTGCAAGGATTTGGGTACCTCGATAGCTTCTGCTGCCCCTCAATGCCCTGATGAGAGTAACCATATAGATACAGTCACTATTCTGCAGCGTCGTGTCAAAAACAGCAACTATGTAACTTCTCCTAGTCCTCATCGGAGTATCAATAAGAGCGGCTCTGTAAATTCCGTCAGCCATCACCCATGTGAGATTGAGACTGCCAGCATAGCATCAGCCACTAAACTTGGGTGCGAGGATGATGTGGATAGTAGAAGCAATATATCTTGTGGAGCTTCATTCCAGCATGGACAGCCTGTATCTGCTCAGCTCGATTTCTCACTTCGCAAAGACATAGTGGCTGTTCAAAAGATACAGTTTGCATATAGAAGATTTGTACATAATAGATCCTCAAGAATATCTGCTGCAACCAAAATCCAGAGCCACTGGCGTGGTTTCACCATGCGGATGTGTTTCACAAAGCAAGTTGAAGCTATCATTGTAATCCAATCTATAGCCAGACACAACTTGTGCAGCCGGGCCTTTCGGCGGTATCACAATGCTGCACTAGACATTCAGCGTATTGCCAGAGGACGTATCGCTAGAAAGCGACTATTAG GTTCTTCACTGCAAACCTACACTAGCCTTGTTAGCCTTGACCAAAGTCAGCATAAAAGATCTCACCAGAGTACTGAACTCAAAATTGTGTTGTACTCAGCCTTAAGGCTACAGAGATGGTGGAGGAAGGTCCTATTGCACCAGTCTATCAGACTATCAGCTATCTCAATTCAATCCTCAGTTCGTGGTTGGTTGGCTCGGAAACAAGCCAAACGAATTACCTGCTGCATCCATGTCATTCAA AGATGGTGGAGAAATGTTATGTTTCTTGAATCAAGGAAAAGAGCTGTGACTACTATTCAATCTCATGTCCGTGGTTGGATAGCACGACAGTTTGCTATTAGAAAAAGGAAGTCTATAACTATTATTCAG TCATTTGTCAAAGCATACCATGTGAGGAAAGCTTCAAAGCAAGAAGTTGTTGACATAAGGTCTAGAATTCAGAAGGCTTCTGCACAAGTTGATGATGACATGCGCCTGATCAATAGACTAATTGCTGCGCTGTCACAAATCACTGGATGTAGAAGCATCAGCAGCATTCGACAAACTTGCACGACACTAA GTATTGCTACAGAGCTTTCTGAGAAGTGTTGTGCGACACTTGTTGATGCCGGTGCTGTAGACATTCTTCTGAAGCAAATCCCTCAACTTAACCGTGGGATCCCTGACCAGGAAGTCTTGAAGCAAGTACTCTATACACTGCGGAACATTGCACGATTCCCAAATGTTCGACCGGTGTTAGCTAACAATCCACAATTGGTTAACACTATTTTCCAGGAGCTGCTGCG GAACAAAACGGACATGTTTTTCATCGCATGTGAAATTCTGAAGAAGCTGTGCGAGTCGGAAGAAGGGCGCGGATTCGCCGGGGCCCTGGGGCACCACATAAGAAGGCTGGACAGTATGGTGCGAGGCCTTGAGAAGAAGGTGGAGCTCGACAAGAG AAATGGTCACACTGAAGCTCGTAAGGAGGACAATTTGCGgcggctcggggaggcggcggcccTCTACCATCTTCTCACCAATAAATAA
- the LOC123188423 gene encoding abnormal spindle-like microcephaly-associated protein homolog isoform X2 has product MNRCELTDPPFRDVSNLGTPKPNPNSPSPLFFTASKTPLRAPTPTPLARRRPLAGAATPTPIGRRKALAGAATPTPLARRLRALELDQSRSARRAESGRERALRAFAASASSWLSLLLRDPSACGCSPAAAATATHVSAAGKRDTLDGERARGSSPKRHRGRDRYGEKRKAMTPAMVAVLRESLREVCSLEDVKQRMGKYMSTEACEEVLLMMCQICKNIDERRLKIRANCPIVTDLRLKENATRVFLCYNPEWLRIGLHMVLGGDCLLQSGSWKREKEVSFLKLLLEKQLFGQNVAPTTFAHNKVVEGLHRTDYTEALGDIILKRMFLLVAALDRAKMERALPLKFGIDSLDGGSPPLFCHRANIKSSQQIIHQSLAEAMHGEGDLLMHLSTMGYRLNYQQPALSEYDFTIGYLFEDLHDGIILCRVVQLLLSDASIILKVIAPSDTHKKKLHNCTTAIQYIKQAGVPISDADGVTISAEDIANGDKELILSLLWNMFIHMQLPLLVNKTSLARELSRLNASAVEQPITVTKSHMGLLYDWIQVVCAKYGLSVESSQIDRKALKYFITHYLNISIHRCPLKETFSDCRKELFSCHEQETSTAITSCPSSKLGEVLGDFLQDFPASGILANDVLFDEKGAIILIAFLCSHLTNDKRLGQLRNLISTRLDCQSLENRVSARLKSPGKNDVKYQSPQTDNTDDSCTSQEKAATIIQAQIRQIIAKNRYHKLRKSISILQGAIRAWSFVIMIRKSSCLTAAFSTHVQANGSYNRWLISILERHRFVRMRRSAIVIQQAVRIWIGERKRSESIEPFESHGFLETTASPKTDCIEMCDGEHETTPCKDLGTSIASAAPQCPDESNHIDTVTILQRRVKNSNYVTSPSPHRSINKSGSVNSVSHHPCEIETASIASATKLGCEDDVDSRSNISCGASFQHGQPVSAQLDFSLRKDIVAVQKIQFAYRRFVHNRSSRISAATKIQSHWRGFTMRMCFTKQVEAIIVIQSIARHNLCSRAFRRYHNAALDIQRIARGRIARKRLLGSSLQTYTSLVSLDQSQHKRSHQSTELKIVLYSALRLQRWWRKVLLHQSIRLSAISIQSSVRGWLARKQAKRITCCIHVIQRWWRNVMFLESRKRAVTTIQSHVRGWIARQFAIRKRKSITIIQSFVKAYHVRKASKQEVVDIRSRIQKASAQVDDDMRLINRLIAALSQITGCRSISSIRQTCTTLSIATELSEKCCATLVDAGAVDILLKQIPQLNRGIPDQEVLKQVLYTLRNIARFPNVRPVLANNPQLVNTIFQELLR; this is encoded by the exons ATGAACCGCTGCGAGCTCACCGACCCCCCCTTCCGCGACGTCTCCAACCTCGGCACCCCAAAACCTAACCCCAACTCTCCCTCCCCGCTCTTCTTCACCGCCTCCAAAACACCACTCCGTGCCCCCACCCCGACACCGCTGGCCCGCAGGAGGCCCCTCGCCGGCGCTGCGACCCCGACGCCCATCGGCCGCAGGAAGGCCCTCGCCGGCGCGGCGACCCCGACGCCCCtcgcccgccgcctccgcgcccTCGAACTCGACCAGTCGCGCTCCGCCCGCCGCGCCGAGTCCGGCCGCGAGCGCGCCctccgcgccttcgccgcctccgccTCATCATGGCTCTCCCTCCTACTCCGCGACCCCTCCGCCTGCGGCTGCTCCCCCGCTGCAGCCGCCACGGCCACACACGTCTCTGCTGCCGGCAAGCGCGACACGCTCGATGGCGAGCGCGCGCGGGGCAGCAGCCCGAAGCGGCACCGCGGCAGGGACCGCTACGGGGAGAAGAGGAAGGCGATGACACCTGCCATGGTAGCCGTGTTAAGGGAGTCCCTTAGGGAGGTGTGCAGCTTGGAGGATGTGAAGCAGAGGATGGGCAAGTACATGAGCACGGAGGCGTGCGAGGAGGTGCTCCTCATGATGTGCCAAATTTGTAAG AACATTGATGAGAGAAGGCTGAAGATAAGAGCCAATTGCCCAATTGTTACCGATCTTAGGCTGAAAGAGAACGCGACTAGAGTTTTCTTGTGTTACAATCCAGAGTGGCTCAGGATAGGCTTGCATATGGTCCTTGGGGGTGATTGCTTGCTACAGAGTGGATCGTGGAAACGGGAAAAGGAGGTTTCCTTTCTGAAACTTCTTCTGGAGAAGCAGTTGTTTGGTCAAAACGTGGCTCCAACAACTTTTGCTCACAATAAGGTTGTAGAAGGGCTCCACAGAACAGATTATACTGAAGCATTGGGCGACATTATACTGAAAAGAATGTTTCTGCTCGTCGCTGCTCTAGATAGGGCGAAAATGGAAAGAGCCCTACCTCTCAAATTTGGAATAGATAGCCTTGACGGTGGATCCCCTCCATTGTTTTGTCACCGAGCCAACATAAAATCTAGCCAGCAAATTATTCATC AGTCTTTGGCTGAGGCCATGCATGGAGAAGGTGATCTCCTGATGCATCTGTCAACCATGGGCTACAGACTGAATTATCAACAG CCTGCGCTGTCGGAGTATGATTTCACTATAGGATACTTATTTGAAGATCTCCATGATGGCATAATTCTTTGTAGAGTTGTTCAGCTCCTGCTTTCTGATGCATCGATTATTTTG AAAGTGATTGCTCCATCAGATACACATAAAAAGAAATTGCACAATTGCACCACGGCTATCCAGTATATCAAGCAAGCTGGGGTTCCAATATCTGATGCAGATGGAGTCACAATTTCAGCAGAAGATATTGCTAATGGCGACAAGGAACTAATTCTTTCGTTGCTATGGAATATGTTCATTCATATGCAG TTACCCTTGCTAGTAAATAAAACTTCACTAGCTCGTGAACTATCCAGGTTAAATGCATCAGCGGTG GAACAACCAATCACTGTGACCAAGTCGCACATGGGCTTGCTTTACGATTGGATTCAG GTGGTGTGTGCAAAATATGGCTTAAGTGTGGAAAGTTCCCAGATTGACAGGAAAGCACTGAAATACTTCATAACTCACTATCTGAACATTAGCATTCATAGGTGTCCCCTAAAG GAAACATTTTCTGATTGTCGAAAGGAACTGTTCAGTTGCCATGAACAAGAGACTTCCACTGCTATCACCAGCTGTCCATCAAGCAAACTAGGAGAAGTTCTTGGAGACTTTCTTCAG GATTTTCCAGCTAGTGGCATCTTAGCCAATGATGTATTATTCGATGAAAAGGGTGCAATAATTTTGATTGCATTCCTTTGTTCACATCTGACTAATGATAAAAGATTG GGACAACTACGGAATTTGATCAGTACGAGATTGGACTGCCAAAGCCTGGAGAATAGAGTTTCTGCTAGGCTTAAATCTCCGGGAAAGAATGATGTGAAGTATCAATCCCCTCAGACAGATAACACAGATGATTCATGCACTAGCCAGG AGAAGGCTGCTACAATTATACAAGCTCAAATCAGACAGATAATTGCAAAGAACAGATATCATAAGCTTAGGAAGTCAATATCTATCCTGCAAGGTGCTATAAGAGCTTGGTCATTTGTTATCATGATAAGGAAATCCAGCTGTCTAACTGCCGCCTTCTCTACCCACGTGCAAGCAAATG GAAGCTACAACAGATGGTTAATTTCCATATTAGAAAGGCATAGATTTGTGCGAATGAGAAGATCTGCCATTGTGATTCAGCAAGCTGTAAGGATCTGGATTGGGGAAAGAAAGAGATCTGAGAGCATCGAGCCTTTTGAAAGCCATGGGTTCTTGGAAACTACAGCTTCGCCGAAAACTGATTGCATAGAAATGTGTGATGGTGAGCATGAAACAACACCTTGCAAGGATTTGGGTACCTCGATAGCTTCTGCTGCCCCTCAATGCCCTGATGAGAGTAACCATATAGATACAGTCACTATTCTGCAGCGTCGTGTCAAAAACAGCAACTATGTAACTTCTCCTAGTCCTCATCGGAGTATCAATAAGAGCGGCTCTGTAAATTCCGTCAGCCATCACCCATGTGAGATTGAGACTGCCAGCATAGCATCAGCCACTAAACTTGGGTGCGAGGATGATGTGGATAGTAGAAGCAATATATCTTGTGGAGCTTCATTCCAGCATGGACAGCCTGTATCTGCTCAGCTCGATTTCTCACTTCGCAAAGACATAGTGGCTGTTCAAAAGATACAGTTTGCATATAGAAGATTTGTACATAATAGATCCTCAAGAATATCTGCTGCAACCAAAATCCAGAGCCACTGGCGTGGTTTCACCATGCGGATGTGTTTCACAAAGCAAGTTGAAGCTATCATTGTAATCCAATCTATAGCCAGACACAACTTGTGCAGCCGGGCCTTTCGGCGGTATCACAATGCTGCACTAGACATTCAGCGTATTGCCAGAGGACGTATCGCTAGAAAGCGACTATTAG GTTCTTCACTGCAAACCTACACTAGCCTTGTTAGCCTTGACCAAAGTCAGCATAAAAGATCTCACCAGAGTACTGAACTCAAAATTGTGTTGTACTCAGCCTTAAGGCTACAGAGATGGTGGAGGAAGGTCCTATTGCACCAGTCTATCAGACTATCAGCTATCTCAATTCAATCCTCAGTTCGTGGTTGGTTGGCTCGGAAACAAGCCAAACGAATTACCTGCTGCATCCATGTCATTCAA AGATGGTGGAGAAATGTTATGTTTCTTGAATCAAGGAAAAGAGCTGTGACTACTATTCAATCTCATGTCCGTGGTTGGATAGCACGACAGTTTGCTATTAGAAAAAGGAAGTCTATAACTATTATTCAG TCATTTGTCAAAGCATACCATGTGAGGAAAGCTTCAAAGCAAGAAGTTGTTGACATAAGGTCTAGAATTCAGAAGGCTTCTGCACAAGTTGATGATGACATGCGCCTGATCAATAGACTAATTGCTGCGCTGTCACAAATCACTGGATGTAGAAGCATCAGCAGCATTCGACAAACTTGCACGACACTAA GTATTGCTACAGAGCTTTCTGAGAAGTGTTGTGCGACACTTGTTGATGCCGGTGCTGTAGACATTCTTCTGAAGCAAATCCCTCAACTTAACCGTGGGATCCCTGACCAGGAAGTCTTGAAGCAAGTACTCTATACACTGCGGAACATTGCACGATTCCCAAATGTTCGACCGGTGTTAGCTAACAATCCACAATTGGTTAACACTATTTTCCAGGAGCTGCTGCGGTAA